The following proteins come from a genomic window of Ochotona princeps isolate mOchPri1 chromosome 14, mOchPri1.hap1, whole genome shotgun sequence:
- the AMBP gene encoding protein AMBP, producing MPHLRALLLLLATSLAVRGNPVPNVPETIQVQENFDVSRIYGKWYNLAVGSTCPWLKKIKDKMSVSTLVLGEGATETEISMSSTRWRKGVCEEISGAYEKTDTNGKFLYHKARWNKTMESYVVHTNYDEYAIFLTKKFSRRHGPTITAKLYGREPQLSENFMQEFREVALGVGIPEDSIFTMAYRGECVPGQQDPEPVLVLRTRRAVLPQENEGSGTGQQVTELYKKEDSCQLGYSEGPCLGLMERYFYNGTSMACETFNYGGCLGNGNNFVSEKECLQTCRTVAACSLPIVSGPCRGFLKLWAYDSTKGKCVPFIYGGCQGNGNKFYSEKECKEYCGNPGDGEEELLPLSN from the exons ATGCCTCATCTCAGGgccctgctactgctgctggcaACCAGCCTGGCAGTGAGGGGCAACCCTGTACCCAACGTGCCAGAGACCATCCAAGTGCAGGAGAACTTTGATGTCTCTCGG ATCTACGGGAAATGGTACAACTTGGCTGTGGGCTCCACCTGCCCATGGCTGAAGAAGATCAAGGACAAGATGTCCGTGAGCACGTTGGTGCTGGGAGAGGGGGCGACAGAGACCGAGATCAGCATGAGCAGCACACGCTGGCG GAAGGGCGTCTGTGAGGAGATCTCCGGGGCTTACGAGAAAACGGACACCAACGGCAAGTTCCTCTACCACAAGGCCA GATGGAACAAAACCATGGAGTCCTATGTGGTGCACACCAACTATGATGAGTATGCAATTTTTCTTACCAAGAAATTCAGCCGCCGCCATGGCCCCACCATCACTGCCAAGCTCTATG GGCGGGAGCCGCAGCTGAGTGAGAACTTCATGCAGGAGTTCAGGGAGGTGGCACTCGGAGTGGGTATCCCTGAGGACTCCATCTTCACAATGGCCTACAGAG GGGAGTGTGTGCCTGGGCAACAGGATCCAGAGCCCGTCCTGGTGTTG AGAACCCGCAGGGCTGTGCTCCCCCAGGAAAATGAAGGCTCTGGGACAGGGCAGCAGGTCACTGAGCTATACAAGAAGGAAG ACTCCTGCCAGCTTGGCTACTCAGAAGGTCCCTGCCTGGGATTGATGGAGAGGTATTTCTACAATGGCACATCCATGGCCTGTGAGACCTTCAATTACGGTGGCTGCCTGGGCAACGGCAACAATTTTGTCTCGGAGAAGGAGTGTCTGCAGACATGCCGGACAGTGG CTGCCTGCAGTCTCCCCATAGTTTCTGGCCCCTGTCGTGGGTTTTTGAAGCTCTGGGCATATGATTCCACCAAGGGGAAGTGTGTCCCCTTTATCTATGGAGGCTGCCAAGGCAACGGCAACAAGTTTTACTCTGAGAAGGAGTGCAAGGAGTACTGTGGCAACCCTGGTGACG gggaggaggagTTGCTGCCGCTGTCCAACTGA